In Anseongella ginsenosidimutans, one genomic interval encodes:
- a CDS encoding asparaginase, with amino-acid sequence MTRILIIYTGGTVGMMQDASSKTLRPIGFEEIKNNFPELERLNYEWEVHTFDPPLDSSNMNLEVWAKIAGIIEENYLLYSGFVILHGSDTMAFTASALSFMLENLAKPVVLTGSQLPIGAIRTDARENIITAMEIAADRTGNQATVPEVGIYFDYQLFRGNRAKKYNAEKFEAFYSMNYPALAEAGVAIKYRHQNILSPPEKPLRVHKTLKPDVAVLKIFPGITERTVEAVLNTPGIRGVVMETYGSGNTFTAPWFINSLTRAIQRGLLILDITQCDGGAVELGRYETSKHLLEAGVTSGFDMTFESAITKMMYLLSFDLPAKELRKLLETPLRGELTAPAR; translated from the coding sequence ATGACCAGGATCCTGATTATTTATACCGGCGGAACAGTTGGCATGATGCAGGACGCCTCCAGTAAGACCCTGCGGCCCATCGGCTTCGAGGAAATTAAAAACAATTTTCCCGAACTGGAGCGACTGAACTACGAATGGGAAGTCCATACGTTCGATCCGCCCCTGGACTCTTCGAATATGAACCTGGAAGTCTGGGCGAAAATTGCCGGGATCATCGAGGAGAATTATCTACTGTACAGCGGTTTCGTGATCCTGCATGGCTCCGATACCATGGCCTTCACCGCCTCCGCCCTGAGTTTTATGCTGGAAAATCTGGCAAAGCCCGTGGTACTTACCGGCTCCCAGCTTCCTATCGGGGCCATCCGCACCGACGCCAGGGAGAATATCATTACGGCCATGGAAATTGCAGCAGACAGGACAGGAAACCAGGCAACTGTCCCCGAAGTAGGTATTTATTTCGATTACCAGCTTTTCAGGGGCAACAGGGCAAAGAAATACAATGCGGAGAAGTTTGAAGCCTTCTACTCCATGAACTACCCTGCCCTTGCCGAGGCCGGCGTTGCCATCAAATACAGGCACCAAAACATACTTTCTCCGCCCGAAAAACCATTGCGGGTACATAAGACCCTGAAACCCGATGTGGCAGTACTTAAAATATTCCCCGGCATTACCGAACGCACCGTCGAAGCCGTCCTGAACACCCCGGGCATCCGGGGCGTGGTCATGGAAACCTATGGAAGCGGGAATACGTTTACCGCCCCCTGGTTCATCAATTCCCTTACCAGGGCCATCCAGCGGGGGCTTCTCATCCTTGACATAACCCAATGCGACGGCGGCGCCGTAGAACTCGGCCGCTACGAAACCAGCAAACATCTCCTGGAAGCCGGCGTCACCAGCGGCTTTGACATGACTTTCGAGTCCGCCATCACAAAAATGATGTACCTTCTCTCTTTTGACCTTCCCGCGAAAGAACTCCGTAAATTACTGGAAACACCTTTGCGGGGAGAATTAACGGCTCCGGCTCGATAG
- a CDS encoding TatD family hydrolase, with amino-acid sequence MLTDTHTHLYLPDFDGIREEVMKRAFEAGVERMFLPNIDPDSIDPLIGLCRQYPENCFPMLGLHPCSVKAGFLKDLEKVERAIEQYGCLAIGEIGIDLYWDTSLLKEQEEAFRIQVNWAIERDLPVVIHSRESFKEICGVLEEEKHPRLRGIFHCFTGTYEDACRAIDMGFYLGIGGVITFKKSELPQVLSKISLDHVVLETDSPYLAPAPYRGKKNESSFLVHIAARLADIYDLPEQEIAARTTANSRLIFGI; translated from the coding sequence TTGCTGACCGATACGCATACTCATCTCTACCTCCCTGATTTCGACGGAATCAGGGAGGAGGTGATGAAGCGTGCATTCGAAGCCGGGGTGGAACGAATGTTCCTTCCGAATATTGACCCGGACTCCATTGATCCGCTCATCGGCCTCTGCCGGCAGTACCCGGAAAATTGTTTTCCAATGCTCGGCTTGCATCCGTGTTCGGTCAAAGCCGGTTTCCTTAAGGACCTTGAAAAAGTGGAGCGGGCAATTGAACAATATGGCTGCCTTGCCATCGGCGAAATTGGCATAGACCTGTACTGGGATACCTCCCTGCTAAAAGAACAAGAAGAAGCTTTCCGCATTCAGGTGAACTGGGCCATTGAACGGGATCTGCCGGTGGTGATCCATTCCCGGGAAAGCTTTAAGGAGATCTGCGGAGTACTGGAAGAAGAAAAGCACCCCCGCCTTCGCGGCATATTTCATTGTTTTACCGGTACTTATGAAGATGCCTGCCGGGCGATTGATATGGGCTTTTACCTGGGAATAGGCGGCGTAATTACCTTTAAGAAATCGGAACTGCCCCAGGTGCTTTCAAAGATCAGCCTTGACCACGTGGTACTGGAAACAGATTCGCCTTACCTGGCGCCGGCGCCCTACCGCGGAAAAAAAAATGAAAGCAGTTTCCTGGTACATATCGCGGCAAGGCTGGCTGACATTTACGATCTTCCCGAGCAGGAGATAGCCGCGCGGACCACCGCCAATTCCCGGCTAATATTCGGAATATGA
- a CDS encoding FKBP-type peptidyl-prolyl cis-trans isomerase gives MNSKITCILLAAGSVMVGCGKSGTTDDGLSYKIHTKNNGKEINEGDYVKFHLVYKTENDSVLQSSYDRGTPFEALIDSMSFQGAPTFEYLYHALKMMTLKDSATFHMKSDSLFSTDTTFTPGMAKPPRPPFIRPGSNVTMVVKVEEVKTKEEIEQELKEKRDKQTGLEADTINQYIEEHDLEVKKTPAGIQYHISNETDGPRPTSGDTVVVHYTGTLLDGTKFDSSYDRGEPISFALVKGAVIDGWYEGIPLFRKGEKGILIIPSAYGYGEFGSGPIPSNSPLVFEVELVDIKPKK, from the coding sequence ATGAATAGTAAAATTACGTGTATACTTCTGGCGGCAGGATCCGTCATGGTGGGATGTGGAAAATCCGGTACAACCGATGATGGGTTGAGCTACAAAATACATACGAAGAACAACGGTAAGGAGATCAATGAAGGGGATTATGTGAAATTCCACCTGGTATACAAAACGGAGAATGATTCTGTTTTGCAGTCTTCCTATGACCGTGGAACACCCTTTGAGGCTTTGATTGACTCCATGAGTTTTCAGGGCGCTCCTACCTTCGAATATTTATACCATGCGCTGAAGATGATGACTTTGAAAGACAGCGCTACTTTCCATATGAAGTCCGACTCCCTTTTCAGCACCGATACCACCTTTACCCCCGGGATGGCCAAGCCTCCCCGCCCGCCTTTCATCAGGCCAGGCAGCAACGTAACCATGGTAGTAAAGGTAGAAGAAGTAAAGACCAAGGAAGAGATTGAACAGGAGCTGAAGGAAAAACGCGACAAACAAACAGGCCTGGAAGCCGATACCATCAACCAGTATATTGAAGAACATGACCTGGAGGTAAAGAAAACGCCTGCCGGCATCCAGTACCATATTTCAAATGAGACCGATGGCCCCCGGCCTACGTCCGGCGATACGGTGGTGGTTCATTATACCGGCACACTGCTGGACGGTACCAAGTTTGATTCGTCCTATGATCGCGGCGAACCTATTTCCTTCGCCCTGGTAAAAGGCGCGGTGATTGACGGATGGTATGAAGGTATTCCCTTGTTTAGAAAAGGCGAAAAGGGCATCCTGATCATTCCTTCGGCCTATGGCTACGGCGAATTCGGAAGCGGCCCCATTCCTTCGAACAGCCCGCTTGTATTTGAAGTAGAGCTGGTAGACATAAAACCAAAGAAATAA
- a CDS encoding DHH family phosphoesterase yields MESYTLLKPALMTPRRIVITTHHKPDGDAMGSSLALYHYLLQKGHTVHVITPSDYPYFLHWLPGNAEVVVFTAQQQKAKELVKEAELIFCLDFNNLKRINELGEVIAGSSAPKVLIDHHLEPENFDQFRLWNSKACATAELIYEFITGLGDSPLIDKAIATCLYTGIMTDTGSFRFPSTTAAVHRIIASLIDAGAENSRIHELIYDTSSESRLRFLGYCLSEKLEVLPAYRTGLIAVSREELERFQVTTGDTEGIVNYALSIYNIKFAALIIDRSEVVKLSFRSKGEFPANEIAKKYFEGGGHRNAAGGQSKDALDEVVKKFKSVLEEYKELLNQ; encoded by the coding sequence ATGGAATCGTATACCCTGCTGAAACCGGCACTTATGACGCCCCGGCGAATCGTGATCACTACGCATCACAAGCCCGACGGAGACGCCATGGGGTCGTCGCTGGCTTTATATCACTACCTTTTACAAAAAGGGCACACTGTGCATGTGATCACACCCAGCGATTATCCTTATTTTCTGCACTGGCTCCCGGGCAATGCCGAAGTAGTGGTATTTACCGCGCAGCAGCAAAAGGCAAAAGAGTTGGTAAAGGAAGCCGAACTTATTTTCTGCCTTGATTTTAACAATTTAAAACGCATTAACGAACTGGGGGAAGTGATTGCCGGTTCTTCTGCTCCAAAAGTATTGATTGACCATCATTTGGAGCCCGAGAACTTTGATCAATTCCGCCTTTGGAATTCCAAAGCCTGCGCCACGGCCGAACTGATCTATGAATTTATCACAGGACTGGGGGACAGCCCCCTGATCGACAAAGCCATTGCTACCTGTCTTTATACAGGGATCATGACCGATACGGGTTCCTTCCGCTTTCCCTCCACCACCGCGGCCGTTCACAGGATCATCGCCAGCCTCATTGACGCGGGAGCGGAAAATTCACGGATACATGAACTGATCTATGATACGTCATCCGAAAGCCGGCTTCGTTTCCTGGGATACTGTCTTTCAGAGAAACTGGAAGTGCTTCCTGCCTATCGCACGGGGCTCATTGCTGTTTCAAGGGAAGAGCTGGAGCGTTTTCAGGTAACAACGGGTGATACAGAAGGAATTGTAAACTATGCATTGTCAATTTATAACATTAAATTTGCGGCGTTAATTATAGACCGTTCTGAAGTGGTGAAATTATCCTTTCGTTCAAAAGGTGAATTTCCCGCCAATGAGATTGCGAAAAAATATTTTGAAGGAGGCGGGCACCGGAACGCTGCCGGGGGACAATCAAAGGACGCCCTGGACGAAGTCGTTAAAAAATTCAAATCAGTTTTAGAGGAATATAAAGAATTATTGAATCAGTAA
- a CDS encoding nucleoside-diphosphate kinase, which translates to MISNKTFTMIKPDAVKAGHLGAILHDIIQAGFKVTALKFTRLSPELAGKFYDIHRERPFYQDLVTFMSSGPILAAILEKDNAVEDFRKLIGATDPQKAEEGTIRRKYAASIQENAVHGSDSNENGQIEGSFFFSEFEKV; encoded by the coding sequence ATGATTAGCAATAAGACTTTTACCATGATCAAACCTGATGCCGTAAAAGCGGGGCATCTGGGTGCTATTTTGCATGATATTATCCAGGCAGGTTTTAAAGTGACGGCCTTAAAGTTTACCCGGCTAAGCCCGGAACTGGCCGGAAAATTCTACGATATTCACCGGGAACGACCTTTTTACCAGGACCTGGTTACTTTTATGTCTTCCGGCCCTATCCTAGCCGCCATCCTTGAAAAAGATAATGCCGTAGAAGATTTCAGAAAGCTGATTGGCGCAACTGACCCCCAGAAGGCCGAAGAAGGCACTATCCGGCGGAAATATGCTGCTTCCATCCAGGAAAACGCCGTTCACGGCTCCGATTCCAATGAAAATGGACAGATCGAAGGAAGCTTCTTCTTTTCGGAGTTCGAAAAAGTTTAA
- a CDS encoding DUF721 domain-containing protein, translated as MKKGNEHSLKEAVDLLLETYKIKGKFQETAIVAHWEEIMGKTIASRTTELFIKDKKLFLKLNSSVLRNELQMARQKIIELLNDRAGSEIIREVVFL; from the coding sequence ATGAAAAAAGGAAACGAACACAGCCTGAAGGAAGCAGTTGACCTGCTGCTGGAAACCTACAAGATCAAAGGGAAGTTCCAGGAAACGGCCATAGTAGCCCATTGGGAAGAGATTATGGGCAAAACAATTGCCAGCCGGACAACTGAACTGTTTATCAAAGACAAAAAGCTGTTTCTGAAACTTAATTCATCTGTCCTGCGAAACGAATTACAAATGGCCAGGCAAAAGATCATCGAGCTTTTAAATGACCGGGCCGGTTCCGAAATCATCCGGGAGGTTGTTTTTCTTTAG
- the recF gene encoding DNA replication/repair protein RecF (All proteins in this family for which functions are known are DNA-binding proteins that assist the filamentation of RecA onto DNA for the initiation of recombination or recombinational repair.), giving the protein MYLEKLQLLNFKNYTDAELEFSPSVNCFAGNNGAGKTNLLDGIHYLSLCKSYFNPIDSQQIRYGQDLFVIQGTFNKNEAEEKVYCGLKRNQKKQFKRNKKEYQRLADHIGLFPLVMISPNDGELVTGGSEERRKFVDNVISQTDNSYLDTLIQYNKTLSGRNALLRSDGAGYDPDLLEVFDEQLVRYGEIIYRKRSEFLELFTRLFHTHYEFITGNAESIALKYESGLSSTEFAEGLRRARERDYHLQRSTFGIHKDDLVFSIEEHPLKKFGSQGQQKSFLIALKLGQYSYLFEKKGFKPLLLLDDIFDKLDGLRIKRLMEMVVKDNFGQLFLTDTDPERLEKLFGEIGVPAKIFRIDGGTIR; this is encoded by the coding sequence ATGTATCTGGAAAAGCTCCAACTACTTAACTTTAAAAATTACACGGACGCCGAACTGGAGTTTTCCCCTTCTGTCAATTGCTTTGCGGGGAATAATGGCGCGGGGAAGACTAACCTGCTTGATGGAATTCATTACCTTTCCCTCTGTAAGAGCTATTTTAATCCCATAGACAGCCAACAGATCAGGTACGGACAGGATCTTTTCGTGATCCAGGGGACGTTCAATAAAAATGAAGCGGAAGAGAAGGTCTATTGCGGCCTGAAGCGCAACCAGAAGAAGCAATTCAAGCGAAATAAAAAAGAATACCAGCGGCTGGCCGACCATATAGGTTTATTTCCCCTGGTAATGATCTCTCCCAACGACGGCGAACTGGTAACAGGAGGCAGCGAGGAAAGGCGTAAGTTCGTGGATAACGTTATCTCGCAGACCGATAACAGCTACCTTGATACCCTGATCCAATACAATAAAACCTTGTCAGGCAGAAATGCCCTGTTGCGTAGTGATGGAGCCGGTTACGACCCCGATCTGCTGGAGGTTTTTGACGAACAGCTCGTTCGATACGGGGAGATCATTTACCGGAAGCGAAGTGAATTCCTGGAGTTGTTTACCCGGCTTTTCCACACCCATTACGAATTCATCACCGGTAATGCGGAAAGCATCGCGCTGAAATATGAATCAGGCCTCAGCAGCACGGAATTTGCAGAGGGGCTCAGGCGGGCCCGGGAACGGGACTATCATCTCCAGCGAAGCACCTTTGGAATTCATAAAGATGATCTGGTTTTCAGTATTGAAGAACATCCGCTGAAAAAATTCGGGTCGCAGGGGCAGCAAAAGTCTTTCCTGATCGCATTAAAACTTGGCCAGTACAGCTATCTTTTTGAAAAAAAAGGCTTTAAACCTTTACTTTTGCTGGACGATATCTTTGACAAGCTGGACGGCCTCCGCATTAAACGATTAATGGAAATGGTGGTTAAAGATAACTTCGGGCAGCTCTTTCTGACCGATACCGACCCGGAGCGGCTGGAGAAACTGTTCGGAGAGATCGGCGTGCCTGCAAAAATATTCCGGATAGACGGCGGAACTATCCGCTAA